In Polyodon spathula isolate WHYD16114869_AA chromosome 23, ASM1765450v1, whole genome shotgun sequence, the DNA window ATACCATATAAGAGCTGGCTGGTCGTGTTGAACTGGACCCAGGAACCCTCCCCCACCAACTCCTGCTGCTTCAGTTTCAGGGTTAGTCTCAACTTGTCCGTGGTGCCATCCTGCACATCAAAGAAGGTGTCAGAGGGGATTTTCACTTCAAAGTAGGTGCCAATCCATGCATCTACTCGGTCAATATGGTTCATCAGCTCTGGCGGTATGTTGCGCACTCCAGGGTGGACAGCAGAAGACGTAGTACGTCTGGGTGTGGTTGGGGTTGTGGTGTCCATCCTTATACTTGGAGTTCTGGTAGTGGCAGGTGGACGAGGGGTCTTGCCCTTCCTGGGTTTCTTTGTCGCAGTAGATGTGGTGGTTGTGGGGGTGGTTCTTGGTCTTCCAGGAGTTATCCTGGGTTTCTTGGTGGTTGCAGATGGTGGTGTGACCACAGCTGTTGGTTCTACATAACCAGGTCTGGTCACCGTAGGCTGGATGGGTACTGTACTGGTGGTATCCATTACCCTAGTGGGCTGTACTGGGATCAAAGTTGGGGTGTGGGCAATAGGGTCTCTAGTTCTGATGGTAACAGTTGGCTTTCCTGGAAGTGGGACAGGTCCCCTGATTGGAGGGGCAATACTTTCAGTACTGGGAGCAATTGATGGAGAAGTAGGGGTTGGCACAATGCGGGTTGGGGGTTCCTGGGGGGCAGCAGTTGGGGGAAGCACCCCAATTACTGGCGTGGGTGTTGCGTAAAGTTGTCGCCGAATCCTTTTGGGCACATGGGGTTTCTTGTTTGCAATATGCCAGCCGACAACAGGATACCCCAGCTGTGCTGACATGGTGCCACCTTTAGCTGGTGCTTCAACACTACTTATGTCTGGGACATTACTCTGGTCCAGGGCACAACCCAGTTTCCAGGATAATAAGGCCCCATTTTCAACCACCTTTTTTGCATTGCCAGGGCCTGCCATGAAGGCAGACATGTCAAATAATCTGTTGTTGACAACAGGCAGAAGCTTCATGTGATGAAGCCTGACCTCCGAGAACCTCTTCATTCTGTCCAGTAGCTCCACTCGTTGCTTAGAGGTCATTTTGGTCAAATCTGCATCCAGGATCACGGTCAATATGGTCACTGGCTCCTCAGTTCCACAGATGAAAGGCTGAACCTCATTGACAGACTGAACAGCAATCTGCATGGGATCGTTGTCTGCATGCTCTTCAGGGTGAACCTCAATTGAGAAGACATCGCTCTTCCGAGGAACGTGGCTTCCGTTCGCTACAAGCTCCAGCAGAGAGGCTGCAATATAATGGACACCTTTGTCCACTTCCAGAGGAAGGCCCTGCAAAGTGTGGCTCTCAGAATCCCAGTATAGCCAAGAGGGCAAGCTCTCTTTCCCAGCTTCAGTGATCTGAAatgcaaacaaacagaaaataaaacattgatctTAAATGACCGTTTAATTTCAGCTGAAAACACCACAAACAGTTAACTGACTAATTTGACTATTATAGCCCATATAAATTGTAACCAAAAAATATTCACCATGAAATTGCATATGATCCTGTTCAAGAAATAAAAGCAAAGTGTATACTTGTTTACATGCAACATCCATACTGAAAATCCTATacacatcaccccccccccccccccaaaaccacaTGTGGCATCAGAGGTGCACTAGTTTCTATGGAAACCTGTCTGGAACCCAGGAAGACTGAAGGAATGAGATACAGAACTGGATGGAGGTTTATCAGGACAGGACCAAACCTAACTGTAGTACAGATTTTTCACTCACATTTGATGCGTACAGTAGCAAATTCCTTAGCTAAAATTAGTGAAAACAAATTCATTAACACTACAtctaaaatagctaaaaacacAGCTTGAACAATTTAATTTTGTGGCTATTCTGAAGTTAAATTAAAGACTGCTGCGCCAGTGATATAGCATTACATGTATTAACCACTACACATCCAAACTGCAGGGGggaaacactgctgctgctgctgcttcttcctctAACTCTCAGTTAACTATCCATTCAGTTCCACTGTTTTCTAAAATCGGCACAgaaattttgaaacaaaatatacatCACTGGTGTTTAAAAAGACCACTGTTCCCTCATCACAATTCCCGCATCcgttttcatttccatttttaaaaaatgcagacgTGTTTTACAATTCAACTATGTGATctgaaaaatattgtattttttttttttttttaaaccagattgCTTCCATACAACATCTAAAAGAATGCAAAGATTAACATTAACTAGGTTTATGCTCCAGATGTGCTGCTgccattattattagtatttaataaCACAATACTATTAGATTGCCCTTTAAAATGACCTTGCAAAGTAAAGCAACAGATATCAATACTAGCAACTCATTTCGCTCTAAAAAGGATTCTGCTTGTTCAATCAAGTAATCaataaatttatattttcataGGAAAGAAAAAGCTAAAtgccttcattttttatttcaagtgcattttaaaaatcacCCAACAAATCAACAGGCTTAGTATTACACTACAAGAATCAATATGCACACTGCAATCCTGCAAGAGATTAATCAGTATGACCACCACAAGACCTGGGATTTCAGCAACTTAAATTTTCTAAAAACAGTTATGCTCGCTGCTGACACCTCGTACAAAACATTGTTTCAGGCTTAGAGGCAGGCAGGATATATGCATCATTTTATGATGCTATGTgaacatgtgaagtgtgacagtAAATTATATAAGCCTCTTGATTTGAACAATAGGTTTGCGAGTActtcgtagtttttttttttttttatttatttttttcatcaagtGGATCAGTACATTTGGGCTGGAGCCAACTGCAAAACGATGCAGTAACTGTACTGCAAATTGAGCAATtctaaaacaagcaagaaaaaagGCTGCCCTTTAAATACATAAGATATACATGGCGTGCAAAGCACCGACTAAAAATTGGAAAGGTCCTCCACTGGGGATCAGCTGCTATAAACAGGCAGCAGTCTCTAAAGAGGACAGGCCATGCAGACAGAACTATAAATAGGACTAGCCTGAAATCTAATGAAAAATCTATTTATCAAAACATTTAGttaaaacttaaaacaataatatGGCTACAACTACTGTTTACCAGTTTCCTAAACAGTCAAATATATTCATAAATCAAGGAGCAAACCAAAGACAATGATGCAATCCAAGTAGAATTCCTCACCAGTCATGGTATGCAGTTGTCATAATTAGAAGTACACTCAAACTGCTATATTGAGAAAATATATTGGAAGCATCAAAATTGCCATCAACAATCAGCATCTTAGATGCAGAACTAACATTCTTCACTCTGAAAGCAGTGTCCTGATGAACCATCCACTTCAGCCATTAAGCAACACTGCCTCACAGGTCACCAGTTCAATCCCCTAAACTTTTCTGCCTCACGTTCTTTGGAACTCCATCCGTACGGACTgtaaaaacagcttttgttttaaCTTTGAGCCATAATACCAAAGAGGACCCTGCATTGCCACTCATCTCTTATTCAGCCAGGATCACACTATGAAGATAAAGTGTCCACAAATATCGAAATTGACTGGTTTTCAGATTTCAGGTCTGGCAGGCTTGTTAAAATGTGCCAGACAGCAGGGCCAATAAACTGTGCAGCAAACAAAAGCAGAGaggagaagaaaagaaaacctcTTGGCACTAACCAGCATGCTAATCTGGAATGATTTAGGTTTAAACAATCATGATTCTGTATGCACAGTATTTTATGCATATTCAACCGGTACAGTAGTTCCATCGCCAATGGCTCCAGGGCTATCCACAGTGGTGTTTGTCAGTGTTGGAAAGCCAGGGTTTGAACAATCGCCATTGAATGAGTAATTGTACAGATAGCAGGCTGTGTGGTATCCACCCACCTGAATCTCACAGGCAAACATGCCAAAAAAGCAGCAGGCAACACTGGGAACCAGACTAtgtatgcagttttgtttttgtgttgcattAGCCTAgagtaatccatatatttatgaATCTCCTTCCCATGACACATGCATCAAACGTCGCTTTTTAGATTTCAATCCATGCAAAAAGAATGACATTGAGGTCAAAATTTGTGTAACCTCATGTTTCAAATATTGTCAATGCATAAGAGCATCAAGAAATGGCattgtgttttgtaaaataacttttttgcaTGAAGCGTAACCTTGGCTACCTTACCAGCTGGCAGGAACGCTAAAGTAGAAATTAACATGAGTTGCTTTGTCAACTGTAGCTCAAGAGGAGACAGTATAGGGACTTAAGAACTGTCCTTCTGACAAACTGCTGCACTCCCCTACTTCTCCTTCCTCCAAATCCATATATATTCACATTCTTTAGGCATTGCTACCAGAAACACAGCTTACAGACAAGTTAAAAGCAGGATGCATTGTCCAAATACTGAGTTACAGGAGTCGTCGCTTGGAAAAACAAATGTTCGTGAATAGCAGAGATGGTTGAGAAACCAGAGAACAGGGATGCTTGGGTCAAGAATCTTTAGCTACTGGAGCAGCTTCTCATCTCCATCTGGTGATGTGTGCACTTTGAGTCATCAGCAGGGAGGCAtgagaataaataaaatagatctTAACCAAACAAATATTTAGAGTGAAGTACATAACAAATTGTGACACTTATTTTAATTAAGATGTGGCAAGTTAAGCATATggtataattaaaacacacaaattAGCATACGAGTACCGTAAACCATCCATTACTGGTTAGCTAAAATGCCAAGTACACAATCTGGTATAGACCTTCTCTTCTGCATAATATAAACATGACCTTGTTATATGTCTTTGCCGAATGCTGTATGGAAACTAGATCTGGGAACTATGGCACTTatacagggcttgaatttcagcgtaGGATCGTGGGACTACAGGTAGCTCCCACGTACGGGAAAATACTAGCATAGACATTTTAAGAAAAGCTGCAATATTCTTCCAATCTCCCTTTTTTTGAATTAGaatgcataatttaaaaacacacgCACCATTCTAAGTAGACGCATATGTCAAATGAAGCAAGATTTTAATCTCTCGTACTGCTCAATACAATTCTTGGCGGCCATCTttaagcactgtttgtttttgtagaagcTGTCAAGACTCAGTCTATTGCAGTAAGAGGAAAGTAAATAGTACTGGGGGGGTAATGGTATTTAGGACCCTCATTATTTTGCAAAACAGTGACCGGGTTGCTGTTctttataacttaaaaaaaataaaaataaatgaaccatgGCACAAGTCAAAACGACGAGGCAACAAATTGTTCTGCTTAaggcaaaaaaaaaggtttgttggAGCCACCgctgttaaatgaaaaatgtgatgcAGAAAAAAGTGATGCCAGTGAAGAGAAAGGCAGAACAGATATCAGTCAAACTGactgaagatttacccatggctggagtttaataatgataatGGTCAAATTAGTTGTTCAGTCTGCAGTCTCTATGCAACTAACATTTGATAGCCGTTGTTACAATATCGTTACATTAAAAGGAGACATTCTAGTGGCACTGCACACAATGCAGCtttgaaaaagaaatgtgaagcAGAAGCTTCacgtcaggcaatggagagtgaAGACAAATAGAACAGTAAATACATGCAGAGGTTTTGTTGAGCAGCTTTAAGTCATTCGCATTAATACTTGTTATGCAATACAAATTACTTACCTAAAGCAACACCAGTATAAATGATAATGCATAAAAAAGTGTATCAGTTAATtcctaattaaatgtttttaaaagctgtagtttgatgttctgtgtttttaattcatCCACAGCATGCCACTGGGTTTCTGGATTCCCTTCCACTACTAGTTTGGCTGTCACGATCAATGTCACGTTTTACTTTTCAGCAGATAAGATACCTTTTTGTTAAGCATTTGCATGCCACAGAAGTAGAATGTTGCCTACTGTTTACAGTCATGATCAACATGTCACGGATTGGCCACTAAAACTTTCCAGGTCCTACCACTGAATTATACTTTGGACTGCCCACGTGGTCGGAAATACTTAatcttttaaaatagtatttggGGATGTAGACCCCACATTGTTTGTACAATCATCCAGTGAATAAAACATGTATAGAGGTGCTCATCTGACTAACAGTAACTAACCTTCATTATACTGCTCGTT includes these proteins:
- the LOC121298487 gene encoding dystroglycan-like, which gives rise to MLNKRRASVEAGPFIHAQSRTTFIILGLLAAVVHGNWPNGQVEVVQDLGSQLEASMQSSLLTELQETASVGMVAPAGIPDSSAVVGRVFQMKVPVETFDTTSSIMKITEAGKESLPSWLYWDSESHTLQGLPLEVDKGVHYIAASLLELVANGSHVPRKSDVFSIEVHPEEHADNDPMQIAVQSVNEVQPFICGTEEPVTILTVILDADLTKMTSKQRVELLDRMKRFSEVRLHHMKLLPVVNNRLFDMSAFMAGPGNAKKVVENGALLSWKLGCALDQSNVPDISSVEAPAKGGTMSAQLGYPVVGWHIANKKPHVPKRIRRQLYATPTPVIGVLPPTAAPQEPPTRIVPTPTSPSIAPSTESIAPPIRGPVPLPGKPTVTIRTRDPIAHTPTLIPVQPTRVMDTTSTVPIQPTVTRPGYVEPTAVVTPPSATTKKPRITPGRPRTTPTTTTSTATKKPRKGKTPRPPATTRTPSIRMDTTTPTTPRRTTSSAVHPGVRNIPPELMNHIDRVDAWIGTYFEVKIPSDTFFDVQDGTTDKLRLTLKLKQQELVGEGSWVQFNTTSQLLYGMPDLSHVGEHEYFMHATDKGGLSAVDAFEIHVRRQPHNYKPPVRFTARFSGDPRTVVNDIHKKIQLVKKLAYAFGDRNSSTVTLQNITKGSIVVEWTNNSLPQDPCPKEQIQALSKRIADGQGKPSHLFSSAMEPEFQPINITVTGTGSCKNYMFVPAGTTPPMPGPTVPLQPRDTGRQSTDDVYLHTVIPAVVVAAILLIAGIIAMICYRKKRKGKLTIEDQATFIKKGVPIIFADELDDSKPPPSSSMPLILQEEKPPLPPPEYPNMASPETTPLNQDLLGEYTPLRDEDPNAPPYQPPPPFAVPMEGKGSRPKNMTPYRSPPPYVPP